From one Parambassis ranga chromosome 5, fParRan2.1, whole genome shotgun sequence genomic stretch:
- the LOC114436604 gene encoding limbin-like isoform X2 yields the protein MLRVDLIVRRATIWSLLLNIQVWCLFLAPLFSSCCHNVARRTGTWGGRAGLQLCHNGTSVDTSWYTLPPPFSEKSMNIPTVYAKQHDPGGKSTDWTAVRMDGTTNFTGSTVFFGGGPVSSSAPAGPWGHSLYASMSNILHLRNSRSTLTRSTPGHSLPQVQSVVPSSAFGVKFHKCAQVKLDTDPPQLTFFLQIHNMGPVGGTNLSQVAIRDSITGIVPLKTEGRVVERGFQTFAIDSLSAGSQIVVNYTAHIRSHKSEVLDLPAFLTFSNASQNDVSMFGPLTANLTLRVNSTDRIYPNHGAHFAGFVTGLFVTVVLLLLGFLAMNLIGLRGRLRLLQPRRNRGESDPEYAECNLSETVKDEATFEDKMVDIMVLEDPQNMYQALENLEVSTLLHATNNLEATRIQIYKDVMSSLLGGLRSQGQASAQPQQRLLSVLHGQLLGMEGRLKEERGARMAALAGQCNLETREEMETEHCREAAEKAQAEVLCQHADQQEVLQCSVLLEKLHKLSQSQLQRLLLVRHEEASAKVQRQIIEWRRVELHKIFSEELEEATRMGELEKSTAKSLQHDYFTCQDQLEEVLDVVVANQRYVLAERSAQRKFLVHSLHSLNSLISDTFSTTSTNLDSWFTHIRRGSTVTAEQIDQLQEKAQKELVMVRQRLDEALNQERRAMRCGLIKKRRELISDMVRVHRQRQKDLSSMSRGLEERLEVTQHLHCWQNLLTAHSLELAELINNLDEEAAADIRKVTMRVIQSAVADVKAIQPSAAQAVLTLLPSGVQRSLLQVEPESGQGQPSGQGANTLLQGQERLHQQGKAALRTLSCTREALQEVMEKELQEQKELRTHCRDFFRCLCSSQLTLSEDDKLRMKLEFQKCLSVIDRCLVLPHAVSRTKLQTALAAWRKDSEKQMTNTQSKGKTGEARQKTDTSDLLHFQKKLEDRIQLFEKEKEMEGGVMNKVLEEMQREREDDLRSQADSLAVQMATIHYQKAERWIKVLETSRSLLTMHSLLIQQLRERKTLERQDMAHSIQHHCLGLEEAEQQLQKERAELNGLQTSQSRVQLSETRQEGSDEEEDGSEEENVFKLQLDFRMTCILQEALYKCEQVITLMAERFQVMTANNQATEDLKEQMELRRLYANCDQDLEFASQLVKQSQVSAEVLLEALRLLLPTLPESELLSITDALCPKQHPVSASAEQEHSGCAGDMNRVLPVKVREDVVQKNMLNMPSFAAERERLCEKRQSLMEKLLPRSRLLRPKDAARPLAEEKQQQGGLTKAQQPLYKPAMSVKQQQSDGAKEGVMERVEEALHSTAEEHMTSASAGSAAGGRLFVFRDPPESCDSASVQKRKKKRNFLNLKKSSVAPTNLP from the exons ATGCTTCGGGTGGACTTGATCGTGAGGAGGGCAACGATATGGTCGCTTTTGCTAAACATACAAGTTTGGTGTTTGTTTCTGGCTCCGTTATTTTCCTCCTGCTGTCACAATGTAGCACGACGTACCGGTACGTGGGGAGGCAGGGCTGGACTTCAGCTTTGTCATAACGGTACCTCTGTGGACACATCATGGTACACACTACCACCTCCTTTCTCAGAGAAAAGTATG AACATCCCCACTGTGTATGCAAAACAACATGACCCAGGTGGGAAATCCACAGACTGGACTGCCGTCAGGATGgatg GTACAACGAACTTCACTGGGTCCACTGTGTTTTTTGGAGGTGGTCCTgtctcttcttcagctcctgctGGTCCATGGGGACACTCATTGTACGCTTCAATGTCAAACATCCTGCACCTCAGGAACAGCAGAAGCACACTTACTAGATCCACCCCGGGACACTCCCTGCCTCAG GTCCAGAGTGTGGTGCCCTCATCTGCATTTGGAGTGAAATTTCACAAGTGTGCACAG GTGAAGCTCGACACAGATCCACCCCAGCTGACTTTCTTCCTGCAGATTCACAACATGGGCCCTGTGGGTGGCACCAACCTGTCTCAGGTGGCTATCCGGGACTCTATTACTGGAATAGTACCTCTAAAAACTGAAGGCAGGGTGGTGGAAAGAGGCTTCCAGACCTTCGCCATAGATTCACTGTCAG CTGGGTCCCAAATTGTTGTCAATTATACTGCCCACATAAGGAGCCATAAGAGTGAAGTCCTTGACCTTCCAGCTTTTCTCACCTTCTCAAATGCCTCACAG aatGATGTCAGTATGTTTGGTCCATTGACAGCTAATCTGACACTGAGGGTGAATTCCACTGATAGG ATCTATCCTAACCACGGAGCCCATTTTGCTGGATTTGTTACTGGACTCTTTGTCACCGTGGTGCTGCTTTTGCTGGGGTTTCTGGCCATGAACCTGATTGGTCTGAGAGGTAGACTAAGACTTCTACAGCCAAGG AGAAACAGAGGTGAGTCAGACCCTGAGTATGCAGAATGCAACTTGAGTGAGACAGTCAAAGACGAGGCAACATTTGAAGACAAGATGGTGGACATCATGGTGCTGGAGGATCCCCAGAATATGTACCAGGCTTTGGAAAA CCTTGAAGTGTCTACACTGCTGCATGCCACCAATAACCTGGAAGCCACCCGGATTCAGATTTATAAGGATGTGATGTCCTCCCTCCTTGGCGGCCTGCGATCACAGGGTCAGGCCAGTGCCCAGCCCCAGCAGAGGCTCCTCAGTGTGCTCCATGGACAGCTGCTGGGCATGGAAGGTCGCCTCAAGGAGGAGCGAGGTGCCCGCATGGCTGCCCTGGCTGGTCAATGTAACTTGGAGACTCGGGAGGAAATGGAAACAGAGCACTGCAGAGAGGCTGCGGAGAAGGCCCAGGCTGAAGTGCTGTGTCAGCATGCAGACCAACAG GAGGTCCTTCAGTGCAGTGTCCTTCTGGAGAAGCTGCACAAGCTGAGCCAGAGTCAACTTCAGCGCCTCCTGTTGGTACGTCATGAAGAGGCTTCAGCAAAGGTCCAGCGGCAGATCATTGAGTGGCGTCGGGTGGAGCTGCACAAGATCTTCtcagaggaactggaggaggCCACAAGGATGGGTGAATTGGAAAAGAGCACAGCCAAAAGTCTTCAGCATGATTACTTTACTTGTCAG GATCAGTTGGAGGAGGTACtggatgttgttgttgctaATCAGCGCTATGTGCTAGCTGAACGCAGTGCACAGAGGAAGTTCCTGGTGCACAGCCTCCACAGCCTTAATAGCTTGATTTCTGATAccttctccaccacctccaccaacCTGGACAGTTGGTTCACTCACATCAGGAG agggagcaCTGTGACTGCAGAACAGATTGACCAGCTTCAGGAGAAGGCTCAGAAAGAACTGGTCATGGTGAGACAGAGACTGGATGAGGCACTGAACCAAGAGAGGAGAGCCATGCGCTGTGGACTGattaagaagaggagggaacTTATCTCTGACATG GTGAGGGtccacagacagaggcagaaggATTTGTCCAGCATGTCCAGGGGCCTGGAAGAAAGACTAGAGGTCACACAGCACCTGCACTGTTGGCAGAACTTACTCACAGCTCACAGCTTGGAGTTAGCAGAGCTTATCAACAACCTAGATGAGGAGGCTGCCGCAGACATCCGCAAG GTGACTATGCGTGTAATCCAGAGTGCTGTAGCAGATGTCAAAGCCATCCAGCCTTCTGCAGCCCAGGCTGTGCTAACACTCTTGCCGTCTGGGGTGCAGcgctctctgctgcaggtggaaCCAGAGTCAGGACAAGGACAGCCCTCGGGACAAGGAGCGAACACTCTCTTGCAGGGCCAGGAAAGACTTCACCAGCAGGGCAAGGCAGCCTTACGCACCCTCAGCTGCACCAGGGAGGCTCTTCAGGAGGTCATGgagaaggagctgcaggagcagaaagAGCTCAGGACCCACTGCAGGGATTTCTTCAG GTGTTTGTGTTCATCCCAGCTGACTCTGTCTGAAGATGACAAGCTGAGGATGAAACTGGAGTTTCagaagtgtctgtctgtgataGACCGCTGTCTGGTGCTGCCCCATGCTGTCTCAAGAACTAAACTTCAAACTGCCCTGGCAGCTTGGAGAAAAGACAGCGAGAAACAGATG ACGAATACACAATCCAAGGGGAAAACCGGTGAGgccagacagaaaacagacacgtctgatctgctgcatttCCAGAAAAAGCTTGAAGACAGGATTCAGCTGTttgagaaagagaaggagatggAGGGTGGTGTGATGAACAAG GTGTTGGAGGagatgcagagggagagagaggatgatcTGCGCTCACAGGCAGATAGCCTGGCAGTGCAGATGGCTACCATCCACTATCAGAAGGCTGAGAGGTGGATCAAAGTTTTGGAGACCTCCAGGTCCTTGCTCACTATGCACAGCCTGCTCATACAGCAGCTCAGGGAGAGGAAAACCTTAGAGAGACAAGACATGGCTCACAGTATACAGCACCACTGCTTG GGGCTAGAGGAAGCAGAGCAACAACTTCAGAAGGAAAGGGCCGAGTTGAATGGATTGCAGACTTCTCAGTCCAGGGTACAATTAAGTGAAACACGTCAAGAGGGCtctgatgaggaagaggatggcagtgaggaagaaaatgtgtttaagctGCAGCTGGATTTCCGAATGACGTGCATCCTCCAGGAGGCACTCTACAAGTGTGAGCAGGTCATCACACTTATGGCTGAGAG GTTTCAAGTAATGACTGCCAACAATCAAGCCACTGAAGATTTAAAAGAACAAATGGAGCTCAGGAGACTGTATGCTAACTGTGACCAG GATCTGGAGTTTGCATCTCAGTTGGTGAAGCAGAGCCAAGTGTCTGCAGAGGTTCTTCTAGAGGCTTTGCGTCTCCTCCTTCCAACCCTGCCAGAAAGTGAACTCCTGTCAATCACTGACGCCTTGTGCCCCAAACAGCACCCTGTGtcagcgtctgcagagcaggagCACTCGGG GTGTGCTGGGGACATGAATAGAGTTCTACCTGTCAAAGTGAGGGAAGATGTGGTGCAGAAAAATATGCTAAATATGCCAAGCTTcgctgcagaaagagagag GCTCTGCGAGAAGAGGCAAAGTCTGATGGAAAAACTGCTCCCCAGGTCTCGTCTTCTGCGTCCAAAAGATGCTGCACGGCCTCTTGCTGAGGAGAAACAACAGCAGGGCGGTTTGACCAAAGCACAACAGCCTCTTTATAAACCGGCCATGTCtgttaaacagcagcagagtgacGGTGCAAAAGAAGGAGTCATGGAAAGAGTGGAAGAGGCattacacagcacagcagaggaaCACATGACCTCagcctctgcaggcagtgctgCTGGAGGGCGGCTGTTTGTGTTTCGGGATCCACCTGAATCATGTGACAGTGCCAGTgtccaaaaaagaaagaagaagaggaattTCCTCAATCTGAAGAAAAGCTCAGTGGCTCCAACAAACCTACCTTGA
- the LOC114436604 gene encoding limbin-like isoform X1: MLRVDLIVRRATIWSLLLNIQVWCLFLAPLFSSCCHNVARRTGTWGGRAGLQLCHNGTSVDTSWYTLPPPFSEKSMNIPTVYAKQHDPGGKSTDWTAVRMDGTTNFTGSTVFFGGGPVSSSAPAGPWGHSLYASMSNILHLRNSRSTLTRSTPGHSLPQVQSVVPSSAFGVKFHKCAQSFLLTQVKLDTDPPQLTFFLQIHNMGPVGGTNLSQVAIRDSITGIVPLKTEGRVVERGFQTFAIDSLSAGSQIVVNYTAHIRSHKSEVLDLPAFLTFSNASQNDVSMFGPLTANLTLRVNSTDRIYPNHGAHFAGFVTGLFVTVVLLLLGFLAMNLIGLRGRLRLLQPRRNRGESDPEYAECNLSETVKDEATFEDKMVDIMVLEDPQNMYQALENLEVSTLLHATNNLEATRIQIYKDVMSSLLGGLRSQGQASAQPQQRLLSVLHGQLLGMEGRLKEERGARMAALAGQCNLETREEMETEHCREAAEKAQAEVLCQHADQQEVLQCSVLLEKLHKLSQSQLQRLLLVRHEEASAKVQRQIIEWRRVELHKIFSEELEEATRMGELEKSTAKSLQHDYFTCQDQLEEVLDVVVANQRYVLAERSAQRKFLVHSLHSLNSLISDTFSTTSTNLDSWFTHIRRGSTVTAEQIDQLQEKAQKELVMVRQRLDEALNQERRAMRCGLIKKRRELISDMVRVHRQRQKDLSSMSRGLEERLEVTQHLHCWQNLLTAHSLELAELINNLDEEAAADIRKVTMRVIQSAVADVKAIQPSAAQAVLTLLPSGVQRSLLQVEPESGQGQPSGQGANTLLQGQERLHQQGKAALRTLSCTREALQEVMEKELQEQKELRTHCRDFFRCLCSSQLTLSEDDKLRMKLEFQKCLSVIDRCLVLPHAVSRTKLQTALAAWRKDSEKQMTNTQSKGKTGEARQKTDTSDLLHFQKKLEDRIQLFEKEKEMEGGVMNKVLEEMQREREDDLRSQADSLAVQMATIHYQKAERWIKVLETSRSLLTMHSLLIQQLRERKTLERQDMAHSIQHHCLGLEEAEQQLQKERAELNGLQTSQSRVQLSETRQEGSDEEEDGSEEENVFKLQLDFRMTCILQEALYKCEQVITLMAERFQVMTANNQATEDLKEQMELRRLYANCDQDLEFASQLVKQSQVSAEVLLEALRLLLPTLPESELLSITDALCPKQHPVSASAEQEHSGCAGDMNRVLPVKVREDVVQKNMLNMPSFAAERERLCEKRQSLMEKLLPRSRLLRPKDAARPLAEEKQQQGGLTKAQQPLYKPAMSVKQQQSDGAKEGVMERVEEALHSTAEEHMTSASAGSAAGGRLFVFRDPPESCDSASVQKRKKKRNFLNLKKSSVAPTNLP, encoded by the exons ATGCTTCGGGTGGACTTGATCGTGAGGAGGGCAACGATATGGTCGCTTTTGCTAAACATACAAGTTTGGTGTTTGTTTCTGGCTCCGTTATTTTCCTCCTGCTGTCACAATGTAGCACGACGTACCGGTACGTGGGGAGGCAGGGCTGGACTTCAGCTTTGTCATAACGGTACCTCTGTGGACACATCATGGTACACACTACCACCTCCTTTCTCAGAGAAAAGTATG AACATCCCCACTGTGTATGCAAAACAACATGACCCAGGTGGGAAATCCACAGACTGGACTGCCGTCAGGATGgatg GTACAACGAACTTCACTGGGTCCACTGTGTTTTTTGGAGGTGGTCCTgtctcttcttcagctcctgctGGTCCATGGGGACACTCATTGTACGCTTCAATGTCAAACATCCTGCACCTCAGGAACAGCAGAAGCACACTTACTAGATCCACCCCGGGACACTCCCTGCCTCAG GTCCAGAGTGTGGTGCCCTCATCTGCATTTGGAGTGAAATTTCACAAGTGTGCACAG AGTTTCCTTCTCACTCAGGTGAAGCTCGACACAGATCCACCCCAGCTGACTTTCTTCCTGCAGATTCACAACATGGGCCCTGTGGGTGGCACCAACCTGTCTCAGGTGGCTATCCGGGACTCTATTACTGGAATAGTACCTCTAAAAACTGAAGGCAGGGTGGTGGAAAGAGGCTTCCAGACCTTCGCCATAGATTCACTGTCAG CTGGGTCCCAAATTGTTGTCAATTATACTGCCCACATAAGGAGCCATAAGAGTGAAGTCCTTGACCTTCCAGCTTTTCTCACCTTCTCAAATGCCTCACAG aatGATGTCAGTATGTTTGGTCCATTGACAGCTAATCTGACACTGAGGGTGAATTCCACTGATAGG ATCTATCCTAACCACGGAGCCCATTTTGCTGGATTTGTTACTGGACTCTTTGTCACCGTGGTGCTGCTTTTGCTGGGGTTTCTGGCCATGAACCTGATTGGTCTGAGAGGTAGACTAAGACTTCTACAGCCAAGG AGAAACAGAGGTGAGTCAGACCCTGAGTATGCAGAATGCAACTTGAGTGAGACAGTCAAAGACGAGGCAACATTTGAAGACAAGATGGTGGACATCATGGTGCTGGAGGATCCCCAGAATATGTACCAGGCTTTGGAAAA CCTTGAAGTGTCTACACTGCTGCATGCCACCAATAACCTGGAAGCCACCCGGATTCAGATTTATAAGGATGTGATGTCCTCCCTCCTTGGCGGCCTGCGATCACAGGGTCAGGCCAGTGCCCAGCCCCAGCAGAGGCTCCTCAGTGTGCTCCATGGACAGCTGCTGGGCATGGAAGGTCGCCTCAAGGAGGAGCGAGGTGCCCGCATGGCTGCCCTGGCTGGTCAATGTAACTTGGAGACTCGGGAGGAAATGGAAACAGAGCACTGCAGAGAGGCTGCGGAGAAGGCCCAGGCTGAAGTGCTGTGTCAGCATGCAGACCAACAG GAGGTCCTTCAGTGCAGTGTCCTTCTGGAGAAGCTGCACAAGCTGAGCCAGAGTCAACTTCAGCGCCTCCTGTTGGTACGTCATGAAGAGGCTTCAGCAAAGGTCCAGCGGCAGATCATTGAGTGGCGTCGGGTGGAGCTGCACAAGATCTTCtcagaggaactggaggaggCCACAAGGATGGGTGAATTGGAAAAGAGCACAGCCAAAAGTCTTCAGCATGATTACTTTACTTGTCAG GATCAGTTGGAGGAGGTACtggatgttgttgttgctaATCAGCGCTATGTGCTAGCTGAACGCAGTGCACAGAGGAAGTTCCTGGTGCACAGCCTCCACAGCCTTAATAGCTTGATTTCTGATAccttctccaccacctccaccaacCTGGACAGTTGGTTCACTCACATCAGGAG agggagcaCTGTGACTGCAGAACAGATTGACCAGCTTCAGGAGAAGGCTCAGAAAGAACTGGTCATGGTGAGACAGAGACTGGATGAGGCACTGAACCAAGAGAGGAGAGCCATGCGCTGTGGACTGattaagaagaggagggaacTTATCTCTGACATG GTGAGGGtccacagacagaggcagaaggATTTGTCCAGCATGTCCAGGGGCCTGGAAGAAAGACTAGAGGTCACACAGCACCTGCACTGTTGGCAGAACTTACTCACAGCTCACAGCTTGGAGTTAGCAGAGCTTATCAACAACCTAGATGAGGAGGCTGCCGCAGACATCCGCAAG GTGACTATGCGTGTAATCCAGAGTGCTGTAGCAGATGTCAAAGCCATCCAGCCTTCTGCAGCCCAGGCTGTGCTAACACTCTTGCCGTCTGGGGTGCAGcgctctctgctgcaggtggaaCCAGAGTCAGGACAAGGACAGCCCTCGGGACAAGGAGCGAACACTCTCTTGCAGGGCCAGGAAAGACTTCACCAGCAGGGCAAGGCAGCCTTACGCACCCTCAGCTGCACCAGGGAGGCTCTTCAGGAGGTCATGgagaaggagctgcaggagcagaaagAGCTCAGGACCCACTGCAGGGATTTCTTCAG GTGTTTGTGTTCATCCCAGCTGACTCTGTCTGAAGATGACAAGCTGAGGATGAAACTGGAGTTTCagaagtgtctgtctgtgataGACCGCTGTCTGGTGCTGCCCCATGCTGTCTCAAGAACTAAACTTCAAACTGCCCTGGCAGCTTGGAGAAAAGACAGCGAGAAACAGATG ACGAATACACAATCCAAGGGGAAAACCGGTGAGgccagacagaaaacagacacgtctgatctgctgcatttCCAGAAAAAGCTTGAAGACAGGATTCAGCTGTttgagaaagagaaggagatggAGGGTGGTGTGATGAACAAG GTGTTGGAGGagatgcagagggagagagaggatgatcTGCGCTCACAGGCAGATAGCCTGGCAGTGCAGATGGCTACCATCCACTATCAGAAGGCTGAGAGGTGGATCAAAGTTTTGGAGACCTCCAGGTCCTTGCTCACTATGCACAGCCTGCTCATACAGCAGCTCAGGGAGAGGAAAACCTTAGAGAGACAAGACATGGCTCACAGTATACAGCACCACTGCTTG GGGCTAGAGGAAGCAGAGCAACAACTTCAGAAGGAAAGGGCCGAGTTGAATGGATTGCAGACTTCTCAGTCCAGGGTACAATTAAGTGAAACACGTCAAGAGGGCtctgatgaggaagaggatggcagtgaggaagaaaatgtgtttaagctGCAGCTGGATTTCCGAATGACGTGCATCCTCCAGGAGGCACTCTACAAGTGTGAGCAGGTCATCACACTTATGGCTGAGAG GTTTCAAGTAATGACTGCCAACAATCAAGCCACTGAAGATTTAAAAGAACAAATGGAGCTCAGGAGACTGTATGCTAACTGTGACCAG GATCTGGAGTTTGCATCTCAGTTGGTGAAGCAGAGCCAAGTGTCTGCAGAGGTTCTTCTAGAGGCTTTGCGTCTCCTCCTTCCAACCCTGCCAGAAAGTGAACTCCTGTCAATCACTGACGCCTTGTGCCCCAAACAGCACCCTGTGtcagcgtctgcagagcaggagCACTCGGG GTGTGCTGGGGACATGAATAGAGTTCTACCTGTCAAAGTGAGGGAAGATGTGGTGCAGAAAAATATGCTAAATATGCCAAGCTTcgctgcagaaagagagag GCTCTGCGAGAAGAGGCAAAGTCTGATGGAAAAACTGCTCCCCAGGTCTCGTCTTCTGCGTCCAAAAGATGCTGCACGGCCTCTTGCTGAGGAGAAACAACAGCAGGGCGGTTTGACCAAAGCACAACAGCCTCTTTATAAACCGGCCATGTCtgttaaacagcagcagagtgacGGTGCAAAAGAAGGAGTCATGGAAAGAGTGGAAGAGGCattacacagcacagcagaggaaCACATGACCTCagcctctgcaggcagtgctgCTGGAGGGCGGCTGTTTGTGTTTCGGGATCCACCTGAATCATGTGACAGTGCCAGTgtccaaaaaagaaagaagaagaggaattTCCTCAATCTGAAGAAAAGCTCAGTGGCTCCAACAAACCTACCTTGA